The following is a genomic window from Candidatus Binatus sp..
AGGGCTGGATATCGCGGCGGCCTGCGGGCAGCTATACGCCGAGCAGCATCGCGCGACTTGAACAGCGACAACATCACAGATGGCACACAACGTACTCGGAGTTATCGGCGGCAGCGGCTTCTACCAGATGAAAGGGCTCGAGAAGGTCGAGCAGTTGACGCTGCAAACGCCATTTGGCGAACCATCGGATCCCTTCTACCAGGGACGAATCGGCGATCTCGAAGTGGTATTCCTCGCGCGCCACGGCCGCGGTCATCGGCTGCTGCCGTCGGAAATAAATTTTCGCGCCAATGTTTTCGGGATGAAGCAACTCGGGGTGACCCATCTCGTATCGATTTCCACCGCGGGCAGCCTGAAAGAGGAAATCCATCCAGGCGAATTGATCGTTCCCGATCAATTTATCGATCGGACGTTCAGACGGCCGCAGACATTCTTCGGCGACGGCCTCGTCGTGCATGTCTCGCTCGCATCGCCGGTGTGCGCCGATCTTGCGCGCAGTCTGGTTGGTGCGACTCGCGCTGGCGGCGCGCTGGTTCACGAAGGCGGGACGTATCTCTGCATGGAGGGGCCGCAATTTTCGACGCGCGCGGAATCGAATCTGTACCGCAGGTTCGGCGCCAGCGTGATCAGCATGACCGCGATGCAGGAAGCGCGGCTCGCCCGCGAAGCCGAGATGTGTTACGCGGCGCTGGTGCTGGTCACCGACTACGACTGCTGGCACGAATCGGTCGCGGCGGTGGATATCGCCGAGATTC
Proteins encoded in this region:
- the mtnP gene encoding S-methyl-5'-thioadenosine phosphorylase — translated: MAHNVLGVIGGSGFYQMKGLEKVEQLTLQTPFGEPSDPFYQGRIGDLEVVFLARHGRGHRLLPSEINFRANVFGMKQLGVTHLVSISTAGSLKEEIHPGELIVPDQFIDRTFRRPQTFFGDGLVVHVSLASPVCADLARSLVGATRAGGALVHEGGTYLCMEGPQFSTRAESNLYRRFGASVISMTAMQEARLAREAEMCYAALVLVTDYDCWHESVAAVDIAEILRVMNANVEKAQKAVSQLAGTLGNRPRSCGCEHALKGTIITDRTVISQERIDALRPLLGKYL